GGCCATGCAGACCGGCAGGTTGCCATAACCCTGCGCTTCCCATTCCTTCAACTGAGTGCGGATCTTCTGGTCGGCCAATACTTCGTCGGCGCGGTAGATCCGCTTGGCAATCGTTTCGATCTTTTCGAACAGGCCCATCTCGTCGGGATAGAGCGGCGCGAATTGCGCTTCGCCCTTCTCGGCGATCTCGGCCACGCGGCGGGCCAGATCGGCCGAGCCCCTCGAGCCGTCGGCCCAGTGTTTGGACAGGATCGCCTCGGATCCCTGGCTGGCCACGTATTCCCGTACGGCATCGACCTCGGCCTCGGTGTCGCCGGCGAAGTGGTTGATCGCGACGACCACCGGCACGCCGAAGGATTTCACGTTCTCGATGTGACGGCCCAGGTTGGCGCAGCCCTTTTGCACCGCCTCGACGTTTTCCGCGCCCAGATCGGCCTTGGCGACGCCGCCGTTCATCTTCATCGCCCGCACCGTCGCCACCAGCACCACGCAATCGGGCGCCAGGCCGGCCTTGCGGCACTTGATGTTCATGAACTTCTCGGCACCCAGGTCGGCGCCGAATCCGGCTTCGGTCACCACGTAATCCGCCAGCTTGAGCGCAGTCGTCGTGGCGATCACCGAATTGCAGCCATGGGCGATGTTGGCGAACGGGCCGCCATGAACGAAGGCGGGATTGTTTTCCAGCGTCTGCACCAGGTTCGGCTGCATCGCGTCCTTGAGCAGCACCGTCATCGCGCCGTCGGCCTTGATGTCGCGGGCATAGACCGGGCTCTTGTCGCGGCGATAGGCGACGATCATGTCGCCCAGGCGCTTTTGCAGGTCGGCCAGATCGGTAGCGAGGCAGAGGATCGCCATGACTTCGGACGCGACGGTGATGTCGAAACCGGCCTGCCGCGGAAACCCGTTGGCCACGCCGCCCAGCGACGTCACCACGTCACGCAGCGCCCGGTCGTTCATGTCCAGAACCCGGCGCCAGGTCACGCGGCGGGTGTCGATATCCAGCTCGTTGCCCCAGTAGATGTGATTGTCGATCATCGCCGCCAGCAGGTTGTGCGCGCTGGTGATGGCGTGGAAATCGCCGGTGAAGTGCAGGTTCATTTCCTCCATCGGCACGACCTGGGCATAGCCGCCACCGGCGGCGCCACCCTTCATGCCGAAGTTCGGACCCAGCGAGGCTTCGCGGATGCAGACGCAGGCCTTCTTGCCGATCGCGTTCAGCCCGTCGCCGAGGCCCACGGTGGTGGTGGTCTTGCCCTCGCCCGCCGGGGTCGGGTTGATCGCGGTGACAAGGATCAACTTGCCGTTCGGGCGGTCCTTGACCGAGTTGATGAATTCCTGGCTCAGCTTGGCCTTGTCGTGGCCGTAGGGCAGCAGGTGCTCCGACCCGATGCCCAGCTTCGCACCGATCTCCTGGATCGGTTTCTTGTTCGCCTCGCGGGCAATTTCGATGTCGGACTTGAAGGCCATGGATGTCGTCCCTGTCGGCTTTGGTGGTCTGGTTGACACAGGGATAGCCGCGGCGAAATGCACGCAGCACTGCGAATCCGACATTTCCACCCCGTCTTGCGGCGCGGTTCACGAACATGCGTTGCGGATCGGAAACCTCGTCACGCTCGCAGAAACCCCGGATGGTTTCAGATGATGGGGGACGGCGCCCAGGGGCGCTGGTCGGGAACGTGCAGACGCAGGACATCGCCCAGGGCCAGGGCACCGGGGCGTTCGACCCAGGCCGTGACGCCGCGCCGCCCCTTCGCGGCTGCCTTGAACGCGTTGCCGTGACCGGCGGCATCCGCCTCGATCTCGCGCCCCGGCAGCACGCAGGGGCGGTTCTGCATGTCCACGACCATGGTCACACCATCAGCCCCCTGCAGGCGGGAAGACGGTGGCAGATGGCTGAAATCCGGCAGCCCCTCGACAACGACACTGGCCCCCAGCCAGACAGGATCCAGCGTCGTCAGCCCGATCTCGGTCGCGATCAGAGCCAGTTCCTCGGCCGAAACGATGGACAACTGGCGCACGTTGCGGATTTCCGTGCCCTTGGGGTGTTGACTGGTCACGCGGCTGCACGACGCGCGCGTCAGACCGGCGTGGCGCTCGTTTTCGGGCCCTTCCCAGCCCAACGTCAGATAGTCGACCGCCTGAGACCGGATCGCATCACCCGCGACCGGCACGCGACCCAGCCAGGTGATGCGGGCGGAATAGTCGGTCGGTAGCAATGCGGGCATGACGATGTCCTGAAATGGCGGTGGATCAAGGACGGCCGCGAGTGCCGCGAAAGTCAACCTGTGCATCGTGAATTCGCATTCACGAAAAGCGCGTTCTACCCGGGCGAAGGATGGGCCCTGGATCAAGCCATCGGGCGACCCCAGGCGGTGAAAGGTGGTGGTCTCGGCGTGCGGACCCCCGGCAAGGCACCCGTTGTGCGCATCCCGGCATGTTCGACCGATCCGTCAAAGAACGCCCCGGACCCTTGCACGGGCTCCGGGGCATCCGAACTGAAAAAACCCGTTTCGCGCGTCAGACCGACGGTTCGGGTTCCAAGTCGCCCGCCGGTTTGGCCTTGGGTTTGGTCTTGGGAATGGCGGTCAGGCTGGGCTTGTCGTCCTCGGCCGCGCCCGATCCGTCCACGTCGTCGGAATGAGGCGGTTCACCTCGCATGACACGTTTGATCTCGTCCCCGGTCAACGTTTCGTATTCCAGCAGACCTTGCGCCAACCGCTCCCACTCTTCCTTGCGCTCGGTCAGGATTTCAAAGGCACGGTCATAAGCGTCCTGGATGAACCGTTTGACTTCGTCCTCGATCAGCTCCTTGGTGTGCGCTGAAACGGACAGGCCCGCCGTATTGCCCTGGTACCCTTCGTGCGCCTCGGCATAGTCGATATTGCCGACCTTGTCGGACATGCCCCACCGCAGCACCATCGCCCGCGCCAGCGCGCTGGCCTGCTGGATGTCGCCCGCCGGGCCGTTCGAGACGTTTTCGGGGCCGTACTTGATGATCTCGGCAGCCTTCCCGGCCATCGTCATCGCCAGCTTTTCCTCGCACTCGGATTTGTGCCAGTTCAGCCGGTCGATCTCGGGCAGGCTGACCACCATGCCCAGTGCGCCGCCGCGGGGAATGATCGTCGCCTTGTAGACCGGGTCGCATTGCGGAAGCGCCAGCCCGACAACGGCGTGCCCGGCCTCGTGATAGGCGGTCTTTTCTTTCTGCTCGGCGGTCAGGACCATGCTGCGCCGCTCGGCGCCCATCATGACCTTGTCCTTGGCGTTCTCGAAATCCTCCATCGTGACGAAACGCCGGCCGACGCGCGCGGCCATCAGCGCCGCCTCGTTCACCAGGTTCGCCAGATCCGCGCCCGAGAAACCGGGCGTGCCGCGCGCGATGATGCGCAGGTCGACATCCGGGCCCAGCGGGGTCTTGCGGGCGTGCACGCCGAGGATCTTTTCGCGGCCCTTGATATCGGGGTTCGGCACCGTCACCTGCCGGTCGAACCGGCCGGGACGCAGCAGCGCCGGGTCGAGCACGTCGCGGCGGTTGGTCGCGGCGATGATGATGACGCCTTCGTTGGCCTCGAAGCCGTCCATTTCCACCAGCAGCTGGTTCAGCGTCTGCTCGCGCTCGTCGTTGCCGCCACCGTAGCCCTGACCACGGGCGCGACCGACGGCGTCGATTTCGTCGATGAAGACGATGCAGGGCGCGTTCTTCTTGGCCTGCTCGAACATGTCTCGCACGCGGGACGCACCCACGCCCACGAACATCTCGACGAAGTCTGAGCCCGAGATGGTGAAGAACGGCACGCCCGCCTCGCCGGCGATGGCGCGCGCCAGCAGCGTCTTACCGGTGCCCGGAGGGCCCACCAGCAGCGCGCCCTTGGGGATCTTGCCGCCAAGGCGGCTGAACTTCTGCGGGTTGCGCAGGAATTCCACGATCTCTTCCAGCTCTTCCTTGGCCTCGTCGATGCCGGCCACGTCATCAAATGTCACGCGGCCATGCTTCTCGGTCAGCAGCTTGGCCTTGGACTTGCCAAAGCCCATCGCCCCGCCTTTGCCGCCGCCCTGCATCCGGTTCATGAAGTAGATCCAGACACCGATCAGCAGCAGGAAGGGCAGCAGGCTGAGCAGGAATGCCTGGAAACCCGACTGCTCTTGCGATTTCGCGCTGACGGGCACGTTGTTCTCGATCAACAGGTCGGTCACCGCCGCGTCCTCGGGCTTGACCGCGACAAAGTCTTCGCCACCCGTCGTGCGGAAGCGGACCTGTTCTCCGTCGATCACCACCGAACTGACCGACTTGTCCTCGACCGCGCGGACGAATTCGGAATAGCTGGCCTCGCGGCTCTGCATCGTGGTGCCGTCGCCCGAGAACAGGCTGAACAGCGCCAGGATCAGAAAGAACAGAACGACCCAGAAGGCGAGATTGCGTGCGTTGCCCAAGGAAAATCCTCCGATCACGGGGGCGCGGAGGCGTCCCCACTCGTGTTGCCGCTTAACATAGCCATGGTTGACGCGTGTTCAATGCGAAACCCCGATCACTGCATCAGAAGAAACCGCGCGAACCGGACCGGTTCGGGGGCGTCCGAAGGCAGGACCGTGGTATTTCCCGGACCCAGCCCCATGGCGTCGCAGGCGACCAGCCGCGCGCCGTCCCACAGCGACGGTAGCGACAGGGCGATGCGGTGCGGCGGTGCGTCGTCGGGCCGGTCGGGCAACTGTTGCCAGCCGTCTTCACCCAAGGCCCGCACGATCAGACCCGAAGGCGCGGCGTCGGTGATCCTCCAACGCCCGTCCCAATGCATGTGTTGCCCGGCAACGGCGCGGGTCTGCGCCACGGCGGCGAATTCGCGAAACACCGTGGGCCGCCCGCCGACATGCTGCACCTCGCAGCCGTGCAGCGTACCGCCGCCGCCGCTGACAACGCGCTGGCGCAGGTCTTCCAGAGCTTCGGCGCGGGGGGCGTATTCTGCACCCGAAACGTATCGCAGCATCGCCGCCAGCAACCGCCGCTGGGTGCCAGGTTCGACCGGACCGTGCCAGTCGGGGTCCAGCGACAGCGTACCATGCCCCGCGCTGCCATAGGCGCGCCAGACATCCACGGCGCGGGCGATCAACGCGAACCGGTCCTCGCGCAGCCGCTTTGCGGTGGCCGCGAGCGTGGCGGCGCCGATCCCTTCGGCCCCCAGCAGAGCCAGCAGCCGCCGCATCCGGGCGCGGTCATAGGCCGGATCTTCGTTGGACGGATCTTCGACCCATCGGCCCCTGAGCGTGCGCAGGTAGTGGCGCAACTCGGCCCGGTCCATGTCCAGGCAGGGGCGCTTGATCCAGAACCGTTCGCCGGCGCTGCCCGGCGGGCAAGCGCCCGAGCATTCGGGCGGCAAAGCGTCGGGCACCGCACGCACCTGGCGGCTGGCCCGCATCGCCGACAGCCCGTCCAGCCCGGACCCGCGCGCCAACCGCATCAGGAAGGTTTCGGCCACGTCGTCGCGCGTATGAGCCATCAGCACGTGGTCGATGCCGCCGCGCCAGCGATCGATCAGTGACAGCCGGGCACGGCGGGCGGCGTCCATCACATTGCCGGCGCCGTCCCAGTGCCAGCGCAGCGTGGCGTGCGGCCAGCCCAGCGTTGCGCATTCCCCGGCGACCATAGCCGCCTCGGTGGCGCTTTCGGGGCGCAAGCCATGATCGACCGTCACCACCCACAGTTTCACGCCCCAGGCGCGGGTCCAGTTATGCGCGAGATACAGCATCGCCATGCTGTCGCCACCGCCCGAGACGGCCAGCGCGATTTCGGTGGGAAAGTTGGGGCCCAGCAATTGCCCCATCGCCGCGGCAAAGCGATCGTCCAGCGACGCGTTCACGGGCAGGTCAGGCGCCCCAGGCTGGCCTGCGATTCCGTCACGAACTGCGTCGCTTGCGGATACCGGCGGGCGACCTCCTGCAGGGTCACGCAGGCCTCGGCGGTGCTGCCCAGTGCGGCCAGCGCATCACCCAGTCGCCACAGGGCTTCTGGCGCGGGTTCACTGTCGGGGAAATCGGCATAGGCGCGCAGGTAGCGCCGGGCGGCTTCGCGCGTGTCGCCCAGACCGGCCAGCGCCTTGCCTTCGCCCAACAGGGCGGCGGATTCCAGCGGCCCTAGCGGATAGGTCTCGCGGAAGGCCGCAAAGAGGTCGACGGCGCCGCGAAAGTCACCATTGGCGAGCGCCTCCTGCGCCCGCCGGAAATCCGCCTCTTCGCTGACGGCCAGTTGCGCGCCGCCTGTCGGCAGCGGGGCTTGCGCCGCAGGCGCGGGTGCAGGTGCGGGTGCGAGCGCCGGGTTGGCCGCGGTCTGCGGTGCGACGCCACCCAGTTGCGGCGTGTCGCCCAGGGCGCCGATATCACAATTCGGTTCCAGCTCGCACAACCGGAATTCAAGATCTCCGACGCGGTTGGTCCCGTCCTGCACGACCTGGTTGATGCGGAATTCCAAC
This sequence is a window from Thalassococcus arenae. Protein-coding genes within it:
- a CDS encoding formate--tetrahydrofolate ligase is translated as MAFKSDIEIAREANKKPIQEIGAKLGIGSEHLLPYGHDKAKLSQEFINSVKDRPNGKLILVTAINPTPAGEGKTTTTVGLGDGLNAIGKKACVCIREASLGPNFGMKGGAAGGGYAQVVPMEEMNLHFTGDFHAITSAHNLLAAMIDNHIYWGNELDIDTRRVTWRRVLDMNDRALRDVVTSLGGVANGFPRQAGFDITVASEVMAILCLATDLADLQKRLGDMIVAYRRDKSPVYARDIKADGAMTVLLKDAMQPNLVQTLENNPAFVHGGPFANIAHGCNSVIATTTALKLADYVVTEAGFGADLGAEKFMNIKCRKAGLAPDCVVLVATVRAMKMNGGVAKADLGAENVEAVQKGCANLGRHIENVKSFGVPVVVAINHFAGDTEAEVDAVREYVASQGSEAILSKHWADGSRGSADLARRVAEIAEKGEAQFAPLYPDEMGLFEKIETIAKRIYRADEVLADQKIRTQLKEWEAQGYGNLPVCMAKTQYSFSTDPSLRGAPTGHSVPVREVRLSAGAGFVVAICGEIMTMPGLPRVPSAEAIRLNDAGQIEGLF
- a CDS encoding MOSC domain-containing protein codes for the protein MPALLPTDYSARITWLGRVPVAGDAIRSQAVDYLTLGWEGPENERHAGLTRASCSRVTSQHPKGTEIRNVRQLSIVSAEELALIATEIGLTTLDPVWLGASVVVEGLPDFSHLPPSSRLQGADGVTMVVDMQNRPCVLPGREIEADAAGHGNAFKAAAKGRRGVTAWVERPGALALGDVLRLHVPDQRPWAPSPII
- the ftsH gene encoding ATP-dependent zinc metalloprotease FtsH; this encodes MGNARNLAFWVVLFFLILALFSLFSGDGTTMQSREASYSEFVRAVEDKSVSSVVIDGEQVRFRTTGGEDFVAVKPEDAAVTDLLIENNVPVSAKSQEQSGFQAFLLSLLPFLLLIGVWIYFMNRMQGGGKGGAMGFGKSKAKLLTEKHGRVTFDDVAGIDEAKEELEEIVEFLRNPQKFSRLGGKIPKGALLVGPPGTGKTLLARAIAGEAGVPFFTISGSDFVEMFVGVGASRVRDMFEQAKKNAPCIVFIDEIDAVGRARGQGYGGGNDEREQTLNQLLVEMDGFEANEGVIIIAATNRRDVLDPALLRPGRFDRQVTVPNPDIKGREKILGVHARKTPLGPDVDLRIIARGTPGFSGADLANLVNEAALMAARVGRRFVTMEDFENAKDKVMMGAERRSMVLTAEQKEKTAYHEAGHAVVGLALPQCDPVYKATIIPRGGALGMVVSLPEIDRLNWHKSECEEKLAMTMAGKAAEIIKYGPENVSNGPAGDIQQASALARAMVLRWGMSDKVGNIDYAEAHEGYQGNTAGLSVSAHTKELIEDEVKRFIQDAYDRAFEILTERKEEWERLAQGLLEYETLTGDEIKRVMRGEPPHSDDVDGSGAAEDDKPSLTAIPKTKPKAKPAGDLEPEPSV
- the tilS gene encoding tRNA lysidine(34) synthetase TilS, giving the protein MNASLDDRFAAAMGQLLGPNFPTEIALAVSGGGDSMAMLYLAHNWTRAWGVKLWVVTVDHGLRPESATEAAMVAGECATLGWPHATLRWHWDGAGNVMDAARRARLSLIDRWRGGIDHVLMAHTRDDVAETFLMRLARGSGLDGLSAMRASRQVRAVPDALPPECSGACPPGSAGERFWIKRPCLDMDRAELRHYLRTLRGRWVEDPSNEDPAYDRARMRRLLALLGAEGIGAATLAATAKRLREDRFALIARAVDVWRAYGSAGHGTLSLDPDWHGPVEPGTQRRLLAAMLRYVSGAEYAPRAEALEDLRQRVVSGGGGTLHGCEVQHVGGRPTVFREFAAVAQTRAVAGQHMHWDGRWRITDAAPSGLIVRALGEDGWQQLPDRPDDAPPHRIALSLPSLWDGARLVACDAMGLGPGNTTVLPSDAPEPVRFARFLLMQ
- a CDS encoding tetratricopeptide repeat protein; the protein is MRQFGLALILCTAAAVPALAQQAPGTLADIRQDLSVLYVEIQRLKQELNTTGSTGVQVGGSSYDRLVAIEAELARITSKTEQLEFRINQVVQDGTNRVGDLEFRLCELEPNCDIGALGDTPQLGGVAPQTAANPALAPAPAPAPAAQAPLPTGGAQLAVSEEADFRRAQEALANGDFRGAVDLFAAFRETYPLGPLESAALLGEGKALAGLGDTREAARRYLRAYADFPDSEPAPEALWRLGDALAALGSTAEACVTLQEVARRYPQATQFVTESQASLGRLTCP